Proteins encoded by one window of Glycine soja cultivar W05 chromosome 15, ASM419377v2, whole genome shotgun sequence:
- the LOC114387995 gene encoding probable inactive ATP-dependent zinc metalloprotease FTSHI 2, chloroplastic yields MASHCFLRFPPSSFSLNPKSKRLPKPRYHPSIFSRIQTPNPDEDDKVPNDNRIDFLKLSVTLTVISASLPKPAAAATTKVKKRSPKKQSAKKPEGLSPEELKTWTSGLPVVSDRLPYSEIIELKKSGKLKHVIKPNSAKLRQRGEAVLVVLDDSRVLRTVLPSLESHSKFWDSWDELKIDSVCVNAYTPPIKSPELPTSLLANIWVPPFVQKFIAYVFEERQTKPKKESKKAAEFREMRMQLQREKEEELRKSREERETMDRNMKAQKKEEGKRRKREIRKRKYKESLRQASDRNKKMAYFWSDLANNSNVANALGVLFFYIFYRTVVLSYRKQKKDYEDRLKIERAEAEERRKMRELEREMEGIEGDDEEGEQGKGEENAYLKMAKQFMKSGARVRRAQNKRLPQYLERGVDVKFSDVAGLGKIRLELEEIVKFFTHGEMYRRRGVKIPGGILLCGPPGVGKTLLAKAVAGEAGVNFFSISASQFVEIYVGVGASRVRALYQEARENAPSVVFIDELDAVGRERGLIKGSGGQERDATLNQLLVCLDGFEGRGEVITIASTNRPDILDPALVRPGRFDRKIYIPKPGLIGRIEILKVHARKKPMAEDVDYMAVASMTDGMVGAELANIIEVAAINMMRDSRTEITTDDLLQAAQMEERGMLDRKERSSETWKQVAINEAAMAVVAVNFPDLKNIEFVTIAPRAGRELGYVRVKMDSVKFNQGMLTRQSLLDHITVQLAPRAADELWFGSGQLSTIWAETADNARSAARTFVLGGLSEKYHGMSNFWVSDRINEIDSEAMQIVNSCYERAKEILEQNRTLMDALVNELVEKKSLTKQEFFHLVELHGSLKPMPPSILDIRVAKCREFQKLIGSGKETSLSSHA; encoded by the exons ATGGCTTCACATTGCTTCCTTCGTTTTCCtccttcctctttttccttaaaCCCCAAATCCAAAAGGCTTCCAAAGCCTCGTTATCACCCTTCCATTTTCTCACGAATTCAAACCCCAAATCCCGACGAAGACGACAAAGTCCCAAATGACAACCGCATCGACTTTCTCAAACTCTCCGTCACCCTCACCGTCATCTCCGCCTCCCTCCCCAAACCCGCCGCCGCTGCCACCACTAAGGTAAAGAAACGGTCACCGAAAAAACAATCCGCGAAAAAGCCCGAAGGTCTCTCGCCGGAGGAGCTGAAAACATGGACAAGTGGCCTTCCCGTGGTCTCCGATCGCCTCCCCTACAGCGAAATCATCGAACTCAAGAAGAGCGGGAAGCTGAAGCACGTAATTAAACCTAATTCCGCGAAATTGAGGCAACGCGGCGAAGCAGTTCTTGTAGTTTTGGATGATTCGAGAGTGCTGAGGACAGTGTTGCCCTCGCTTGAGAGCCATAGCAAGTTTTGGGATTCATGGGATGAGTTGAAAATTGATTCAGTGTGTGTGAATGCATACACGCCACCCATTAAGAGTCCAGAGTTGCCTACCTCTCTGTTGGCAAACATTTGGGTGCCCCCTTTTGTGCAGAAATTCATTGCTTACGTTTTCGAAGAGAGGCAAACAAAGCCCAAGAAGGAGTCCAAGAAGGCCGCGGAGTTTAGGGAAATGAGGATGCAGTTgcagagggagaaggaagaggaGCTGAGGAAGTCGAGGGAAGAGAGGGAGACCATGGACAGGAACATGAAGGCTCAGAAGAAGGAGGAGGggaagaggaggaagagggAGATCAGGAAGAGGAAGTATAAGGAATCGTTGCGCCAGGCCAGTGACCGAAACAAGAAAATGGCGTATTTCTGGTCTGATTTGGCAAATAATAGCAATGTGGCCAATGCACTTGGGGTGCTTTTCTTCTACATTTTTTACAGGACTGTGGTGCTTAGTTATAGGAAGCAGAAGAAGGACTATGAGGACAGGCTTAAGATTGAGAGGGCCGAGGCCGAGGAGAGGAGGAAGATGAGGGAGTTGGAGAGGGAGATGGAGGGAATTGAAGGTGATGATGAGGAGGGTGAGCAGGGGAAAGGAGAGGAGAATGCTTATTTGAAAATGGCAAAGCAATTTATGAAATCCGGAGCGCGTGTAAGGAGAGCACAGAACAAGAGGCTTCCTCAGTATCTAGAGAGAGGCGTGGATGTGAAGTTTAGTGATGTTGCCGGGCTGGGTAAAATTCGGCTTGAACTTGAGGAGATTGTCAAGTTCTTTACTCATGGAGAGATGTACCGAAGGAGGGGAGTGAAAATACCAG GTGGCATACTTCTTTGTGGCCCCCCTGGAGTGGGAAAGACATTGCTGGCAAAGGCAGTGGCTGGTGAGGCAGGGGTTAATTTCTTCTCTATTTCCGCTTCACAGTTTGTGGAAATATATGTCGGTGTAGGGGCTTCTCGTGTCCGAGCACTTTACCAAGAAGCCCGGGAAAat GCCCCATCtgttgtgttcattgatgagCTGGATGCTGTTGGAAGGGAACGTGGCTTGATTAAAGGTTCAGGTGGACAGGAACGTGATGCTACTCTTAATCAG CTCCTGGTGTGCTTAGATGGGTTTGAAGGGAGGGGAGAGGTGATCACTATTGCATCCACAAACCGACCAGACATTCTGGATCCTGCACTTGTGAGGCCTGGCAGGTTTGATCGGAAAATATATATCCCCAAGCCTGGCCTTATTGGCCGCATAGAAATTCTAAAG GTCCATGCTCGTAAAAAGCCAATGGCTGAAGATGTGGATTACATGGCTGTTGCTAGTATGACTGATGGAATGGTTGGTGCAGAGCTAGCCAACATAATTGAGGTTGCTGCCATTAATATGATGCGTGATTCAAGGACTGAG ATTACTACTGATGACTTATTGCAAGCTGCACAAATGGAAGAACGAGGAATGCTAGATAGAAAGGAAAGAAGCAGTGAGACATGGAAACAAGTAGCTATAAATGAAGCTGCAATGGCTGTTGTGGCTGTGAACTTTCCTGATCTTAAAAATATAGAGTTT GTCACGATTGCTCCTAGAGCTGGTAGGGAATTGGGTTATGTTCGGGTGAAGATGGATTCAGTCAAATTTAATCAAGGAATGCTCAC ACGACAATCCCTTCTTGATCATATTACTGTTCAACTAGCTCCCCGTGCAGCTGATGAACTTTGGTTTGGGAGTGGTCAG TTGAGTACGATATGGGCTGAAACTGCAGACAATGCTAGGTCTGCAGCAAGGACATTTGTTCTTGGTGGGCTTTCTGAGAAGTATCATGGAATGTCCAATTTCTGGGTGTCAGACCGAATTAAT GAAATTGATTCGGAAGCCATGCAGATTGTCAACTCGTGTTATGAACGTGCAAAAGAG ATCCTGGAGCAAAATAGAACGCTGATGGATGCTTTGGTGAATGAGCTTGTTGAGAAGAAAAGCTTAACCAAACAAGAGTTCTTCCATCTAGTAGAGTTGCACGGCTCCCTAAAACCAATGCCTCCCAGCATACTTGACATACGAGTTGCTAAGTGTAGAGAATTCCAAAAATTGATCGGTAGTGGAAAGGAAACGAGTTTGAGTAGCCACGCATAA
- the LOC114385761 gene encoding nuclear pore complex protein NUP35-like has translation MSTTVQRTPRSSRQSLFFQDLASPVSARRGKFSSPSQAAAVSSLWRENFGSSDLPPPPVFTLEDRSNFSPESGILDYQISPETKSDTRTPIQTSNKEFSTPVKSKSEASTSYALRGVQQNQQGSPGLSWWSPTTAKSGGEQDEKGRSSPVEGVVQPGALITLPPPLEVARPEVQRNSLPAGNLNEEEWVTVYGFSPGDTNMVLREFEKCGEILKHVPGPRDANWMHILYQNRSDAHKALNKNGMQINGVLIVGVKLLDPMQRQALNERLKNQGFMPLPLPSARNSEVSSLKAPSRPYYLQNGNSTARQTGGTIASPTKSLVSKIMDLMFGV, from the exons atgagCACCACAGTGCAAAGAACTCCTAGATCCAGTAGGCAGTCTTTATTTTTCCAGGATTTGGCTTCACCTGTTTCTGCCCGTAGAGGAAAATTTTCGAGTCCCAGTCAGGCAGCTGCAGTATCTTCACTATGGCGTGAGAACTTTGGTAGTTCAGACCTTCCTCCGCCTCCTGTTTTCACCTTGGAAGACAGATCAAACTTTTCTCCTGAATCAGGCATACTAGATTATCAAATATCCCCTGAGACTAAGTCAGACACTAGAACTCCCATCCAAACTTCAAATAAGGAGTTTTCTACTCCAGTGAAAAGCAAATCTGAGGCCAGCACATCTTATGCTTTGAGAGGGGTACAACAAAACCAACAGGGCTCGCCAGGTTTGAGTTGGTGGTCACCTACAACTGCAAAGAGTGGTGGGGAACAAGATGAGAAGGGAAGAAGTTCGCCAGTTGAGGGTGTGGTTCAGCCTGGTGCTCTGATAACTCTTCCTCCACCGCTGGAAGTGGCAAGGCCTGAGGTTCAAAGAAATTCTTTGCCAGCAGGGAATCTCAATGAGGAAGAATGGGTAACTGTGTATGG ATTTTCCCCAGGTGATACTAACATGGTTTTAAGGGAATTTGAAAAATGCGGTGAAATTTTGAAACATGTTCCTGGTCCTAGAGATGCTAACTGGATGCACATTTTGTATCAG AATCGATCTGATGCACATAAAGCTCTCAACAAGAATGGAATGCAAATCAATGGAGTGCTAATTGTTGGTGTGAAACTGTTGGATCCCATGCAACGTCAAGCTTTAAATGAAAGGCTTAAGAATCAGGGATTTATGCCCTTACCTCTACCCTCTGCCAGAAACTCAGAAGTGAGCTCATTGAAAGCTCCTTCTCGCCCTTATTATCTGCAGAATGGCAACTCAACTGCACGGCAGACTGGAGGAACCATTGCTTCCCCAACAAAATCATTGGTGTCCAAGATCATGGACTTGATGTTTGGAGTCTAA
- the LOC114387383 gene encoding uncharacterized protein LOC114387383, whose amino-acid sequence MAPPHGESLPSSFSKNNNVNMSKPPRLSSDHHIQRTISDISFELTKEGIDLALPPITEVVDAKCECCGMSEECTPEYIERVRDKFLGKWVCGLCAEAVKEELEKNGGKKEEALSSHMSACVRFNKYGRAFPVLFQAEAMKEMLKKNKMEGRRAKSFNPRDKGGQKKGGIARSSSCIPAITREMNGLTLAN is encoded by the coding sequence ATGGCACCACCCCATGGAGAGTCTTTGCCTAGCTCATTCTCTAAGAACAACAACGTTAACATGTCGAAACCTCCAAGGCTCTCATCTGATCATCACATTCAAAGAACAATCTCAGACATCTCGTTTGAGCTAACCAAGGAAGGGATTGATTTGGCACTTCCACCAATAACTGAGGTTGTGGATGCCAAGTGTGAGTGTTGTGGGATGAGTGAGGAGTGCACGCCTGAATACATAGAGCGTGTGCGTGACAAGTTCTTGGGGAAGTGGGTGTGTGGGTTGTGTGCTGAGGCAGTGAAGGAAGAGTTGGAGAAAAATGGTGGGAAGAAGGAAGAGGCATTGAGTTCACACATGAGTGCATGTGTTAGGTTCAACAAATATGGAAGGGCTTTCCCAGTTCTGTTCCAAGctgaggccatgaaagagatgctcaaaaagaacaaaatggAAGGGAGAAGGGCCAAGTCCTTCAACCCAAGGGACAAAGGAGGACAAAAGAAAGGAGGCATTGCAAGGAGTTCAAGTTGCATTCCAGCAATCACAAGAGAGATGAACGGTCTCACATTGGCCAATTAA
- the LOC114386903 gene encoding uncharacterized protein LOC114386903 — translation MKQIEMESNASALAKKVWSMVRVVLFMLRKGITKGKLMMDLNMMLKRRGKLAGKAIANLMSSHHHHNRGGSHNSHHLKFSAPREYEFSCSNTPHNFFFPTAGKHHRHHFFACVHAPPTQDDDVVTVNAMKAVMEMLNNNNNNDAVKVEASPALPGFGRSPMVRQLRVTDSPFPLRDADQDNDHLVDKAAEDFIKRFYKELRKQD, via the coding sequence atgaaacaaatagaAATGGAAAGTAACGCATCAGCACTAGCAAAGAAAGTTTGGAGCATGGTACGTGTGGTGTTGTTCATGCTTCGAAAAGGCATAACAAAGGGGAAGCTCATGATGGACCTCAACATGATGCTGAAACGCCGCGGCAAGCTCGCCGGCAAAGCCATTGCCAACTTAATGTCGtcccaccaccaccacaaccGCGGTGGGTCCCACAACTCTCACCACCTTAAGTTCTCTGCCCCAAGGGAGTACGAGTTCAGCTGCAGCAACACGCCCCACAACTTCTTCTTCCCCACAGCAGGGAAGCACCACCGCCACCACTTCTTCGCCTGTGTCCACGCGCCTCCGACGCAGGACGACGACGTTGTGACGGTGAACGCAATGAAGGCAGTGATGGAGatgctcaacaacaacaacaacaacgacgCCGTTAAGGTTGAAGCGTCCCCTGCGCTGCCAGGGTTTGGACGGAGCCCTATGGTGAGGCAGCTTAGGGTTACGGACTCGCCGTTCCCTCTGCGAGACGCCGATCAAGACAACGACCACCTGGTCGATAAGGCCGCCGAAGATTTCATAAAGAGGTTTTACAAGGAGTTGAGGAAGCAGgattaa